AACTCGAGGAGGCGGGCGTCGATCCGGTCGACGGCGGCGACCTGTTGATGCCGCGGGCGGAGGAACGCGACCCCGACGCCGACCCGCCGAGTCGCGGGAGCGCGAAGTTCCTCCGGGAAGTCGAGGAGGTCTGCCGACGGCTGGACGACGAGGTGGCGGCCACGCTCGCCGATGGCGCGTTTCCGCTCGTCCTCGGCGGGGACCACTCCGTCGCGATCGGCTCGATGCACGGCTCGTCGCGCGAGGCGGATCTCGGCGTGATCTGGTTCGACGCCCACGCGGACCTGAACACGCCCGGGACGTCCCCCAGCGGCAACGTCCACGGCATGCCGCTCGCTGCGGCGCTGGGTCGGGGCGTCTTCGGTGAGATGGGGTGGGCGCGCGCGCCGGGCATCCGCGAGGACTCGATCGCCTACGTCGGCCTCCGGAGTATCGACGACCGCGAACGCGAACTGGTCCAGGAGAGCGAGATGACGGCGTTCACGATGTCGGACATCGACCAGCGAGGTATGACGTCGGTCGTCGAGGACGCCCTCGCGGTCGCGACCGACGGGACGGACGGCGTCCACGTCAGCCTCGATCTCGACTGGCTCGACCCGAAGACCGCCCCGGGCGTCGGGACGCCCGTCCGCGGCGGCGTCACCTACCGGGAAGCCCACTCCGCGCTCGAGACCGTCTCGACGCGCCACGAACGCGACGGCGTGCTCCGATCGATGGACGTCGTCGAGGTGAACCCGATCCTCGACGAGGCGAACGAGACGGCCACGCTCGCCGCCGAACTGACCGCGAGCGCGTTCGGCAAGCGAATCCTCTGACACCGCCACTTTCCGCACGTTTCGACGAGTGGGAACACGACACACGCTGGTTCGTGTTTCAACACCTTTGTATCGGAGTGTTTCTGATGGTCGGGTATGACTGAAAACGTCGTCGTACTCGGGGCCGGATACGCCGGGGCCGGTGCGATCAATACGCTCCAGTCGGAGCTCGGGGACAACGTGCGGCTAACGTGGATCGCCGACGTCGATTATCACCTCGTTCTCCACGAATCCCACCGCGTGATCCGGGATCCCGACGTTCGGTCGGACATCACGTTCCCGGTCGACGAAATCGCCGATCCGTCGACCCAGTTCATC
The nucleotide sequence above comes from Halosolutus halophilus. Encoded proteins:
- the rocF gene encoding arginase, which encodes MEETVRIIGAPMDYGANRRGVDMGPSAIRYAGLADELEEAGVDPVDGGDLLMPRAEERDPDADPPSRGSAKFLREVEEVCRRLDDEVAATLADGAFPLVLGGDHSVAIGSMHGSSREADLGVIWFDAHADLNTPGTSPSGNVHGMPLAAALGRGVFGEMGWARAPGIREDSIAYVGLRSIDDRERELVQESEMTAFTMSDIDQRGMTSVVEDALAVATDGTDGVHVSLDLDWLDPKTAPGVGTPVRGGVTYREAHSALETVSTRHERDGVLRSMDVVEVNPILDEANETATLAAELTASAFGKRIL